The following nucleotide sequence is from uncultured Draconibacterium sp..
ACAAACGGCTGTTATTTCTACAATCGTGACCAATTGCCACTTTAATTTCATCAAGATCGGCGAAATTCTTCTTCAGATAATTACTTAATCCCTGTGTTGCAGCACCAACGGTATATATATTCATGCGGTTGGTTCCAACGCCCATAATACCGCGAAGTCCGCCGGTTCCAAACTCCAGGCTGCGGTAAAAAGAATCAATCAGCTCTGTTGGATCTTCAGCATCTAAAAGTGCCTGAACCTGAGCTCTTGTTTCTTCATCGTAAGTATCCGAAAGCCATTCCTGCGCTTTCGCTCTTACTTCCATTAATTCTTGATTTTCCATGATTATTCTCTTTCTAGATGTTTTATACAGATTTTTAAACTATCACGCCAATACGGAACTTCCAGGTCATAAGTTCCTTTTATTTTTGCTTTATTCAGCACACTGTAAGCCGGTCGTTTTGCCGGTGTCGGAAAGTTCTCCGAGAGTACAGGCTTAACCTTACAATCAACTACTGAGAGTTCGAAAATTGCCAATGCAAAATCGTACCAGCTGGCTACTCCTTCGTTGGAGTAATGATATATACCCGGCACAAAATCCTCACTTTCGACCACCTTCAAAATAGCATGCAGCTAAATCGGCGGCATTTGTCGGCGATCCTACCTGATCGAAAACCACGCCCAGTTCACCTCTTTCTTTGCCGAGGCGCAACATTGTTTTCACAAAGTTATTTCCGAACGTCGAATACAACCATGCCGTTCTGATGATCACCGTTTCCGGATTCTCTTCCCGACAATTTTGTTCGCCTTCCAGCTTTGTTTTTCCATAAGCTCCGTTTGGTGCAACTGAATCAGTCTCTTCGTAAGGAAGATGTGCATCGCCGGCAAAAACATAATCAGTTGAAACATGAATCAGCTTTGCCCCGACTGCTTTCGAATATTTTGCAAGAAGCTTTGGTGCCAGAGCATTTACTTTTTGCGCCGTTTCATAATCCGACTCGGCTTTGTCAACTGCAGTGTAAGCGGCACAATTAATTACCAGCTTAAAATTGTTGTCTGCAAAGTAACTTTTTACCTGTTCTTCATCGGTAATATCCAACGAATCGACATCGGTAAAAACAAATTCCCAATTGGGGTAATTTTTACTGAGTACTTTTAATTCGTTCCCCAGTTGTCCGTAAGCGCCTGTTATTAATATCTTCATTGTTGCTAATACACAAAATTCATTTGAGCCTTTTCAAACACCGGAGCATTTTTGTCCTTCTCCGAAACCAAGGCATCCTCTTCTTTTACCTGCCAATCGATTCCCAATGTTTTATCAAACGGGTTAATTGAGCTTTCGGCTTCACGATTGTAAAGGTTATCGCATTTGTAGGTAAAAATAGCAGTTTCGCTTAAAACCGAGAAGCCGTGAGCAAAACCACGCGGCACATATAACTGTTTCTTATTATTTTCGTTAAGATCCACGCCAAACCACTTTCCAAAAGTTGGCGATCCTTTACGCAAATCAACTGCTACATCAAATACACTTCCCTGGATAACGCGCACCAGTTTTGCCTGTGCTGCATTGCCCAATTGAAAGTGCAAACCCCGCACTACTCCTTTTGTCGATTGCGATTCATTATCTTGTATAAATGGTCTTTCAATTCCTGCTTCGCGGTATCTCTCCTGCTGAAAAGTTTCGAAAAAATACCCTCTGTCATCTTCAAACACCCGCGGCTCAATAACAACTAATCCGGGGATTCCTGTCTGTACTATATTCATTCTTTAATTAAAATGTAAATGCTTTTTTGCTGGCGATTTTTAATAAATATTCGCCGTATTGATTTTTACTGAGTGGCTTGGCCAAATCAATGAGTTGTTCGGTACTGATGTAGCCCTTTTTCCATGCAATTTCTTCAATGCACGAAACTTTCA
It contains:
- a CDS encoding sugar nucleotide-binding protein, which produces MVESEDFVPGIYHYSNEGVASWYDFALAIFELSVVDCKVKPVLSENFPTPAKRPAYSVLNKAKIKGTYDLEVPYWRDSLKICIKHLERE
- a CDS encoding sugar nucleotide-binding protein, whose amino-acid sequence is MKILITGAYGQLGNELKVLSKNYPNWEFVFTDVDSLDITDEEQVKSYFADNNFKLVINCAAYTAVDKAESDYETAQKVNALAPKLLAKYSKAVGAKLIHVSTDYVFAGDAHLPYEETDSVAPNGAYGKTKLEGEQNCREENPETVIIRTAWLYSTFGNNFVKTMLRLGKERGELGVVFDQVGSPTNAADLAACYFEGGRK
- the rfbC gene encoding dTDP-4-dehydrorhamnose 3,5-epimerase, coding for MNIVQTGIPGLVVIEPRVFEDDRGYFFETFQQERYREAGIERPFIQDNESQSTKGVVRGLHFQLGNAAQAKLVRVIQGSVFDVAVDLRKGSPTFGKWFGVDLNENNKKQLYVPRGFAHGFSVLSETAIFTYKCDNLYNREAESSINPFDKTLGIDWQVKEEDALVSEKDKNAPVFEKAQMNFVY